The genome window GTTGTAATTGAGATGGTTGATTTGAGGAACTATGATTTGAGTGTTTTCTGTTGCAAGCCTACCATATTAACTCTACCACCAGAACTACATGATACAAAAATAGAACCTATCGATGAGTTGATTGAAGTTTCTGATGATGATTTGCCCAAACCCATTCCTGTAGTTGGTGGTCAAGAAAATATGGATGACGAAGTACCGGTTGTATTTCGTGTCGACAATCATTACGTAAGTTTTATATTTCTACATTTTCATAGTACCAATGTATGTtgtgttttaatatattttatactttttttaatcctttttaattactttaatgtttattttttttttattggcATTTGAAGCGTCTGAAAAAGAAGTGGGCACAAGCCCATGGTTTGGATCGTAAGATGGAATTGATTATACAGGACTCCGCTGGTTTGACTTGGAACGTATCCATTGGTGTCGAGCACTCTCAAGGATGTCCGAGGTACAACGTTTCTGGCATGAATCATTTCGTTCGAGACAAACAGTTGGGATGGGATGAAGAGTTTAATATGGTTTATGTCAAGAGTAAAGGTATGTTGATTTACCGTTGAGGTGTTGAAGTTACATGGTATGTGTTAGTGGTTAAATTCCGTATAACGCTATTTTGGTGATTACAAAACAATGGATTTATGTTTTTGGCTTTGGTTAATTTGTGAACTACGTGTGTTTTATGTTGCTACGGTACTTTTGTTTTACTAACGATATGGCAGATTACTATGGTTTTCATGTATTGTACATTTGTTTTCTTAATTGTGTGGGATGATGCTTTCTTAATTGTTTAATGCTAATAATTTGGTTATTTGTATGATAATGGTACGAATCATAAGTTTTTATTAATTGATATGTTGTAAGAAATTTATGTCATACTATATGTAACACGTTTCATAGATTATTTATAGCAAATTCAATCTTTAATTAGGTTGATATTGAATACCGAATAAATTCGCCAGACGAATATTAACTTCCTTCCATATTTATTACACACATTTGCAGACATGTTTTTATCTTTGGAAACATATTGTTTCTATTCATGGATTAACTTTATGATTAAGCTAATCAAACTGtcaatttaataaaatttattttaCCAATCATTAAGAActtatatgttttaaaaaaactTCCAAATATAATTTACAAAACCGACAAATCATTAAGATCTTTTTAACGTTTTCTATATTATTTATAACAAATTCAATCTTTAATTACTTGATATTGAATACCGAATAAATTCACCAGACGATATTTAAACTTGATTCCATATTAAATTCACACATTATGCAGAAATGTTTTTATCTTTGTAAATATATTGTTTCTATTCATTGATTAACTTTATGATCAAGCTAATAAATTTACAGTTTAATCAAATTTATTTGACCAATCATTAACAGcttatatgttttaaaaaaactTCCAAATATAATTCACAATAATTTCTAAACATATTCTTATCGCATTGAACATAATTTATTGCAtttataaataaagatttgtATAGGAAACGATAACATTTCCCTCCAATATATATCATATTGAACATAATTCATTGCATTTATAAATAAAGATTCTTATCTCATTTGATAATATGAACGGCGCTTAATTTTAGTAATTGTGTTATTCTTATTGAATAAATATTTGTTTTCAATTATGTATGGATAATAATCCAACCTTTATCAATCATTACATGCTATTGACAAAATAAATTGTTACTTCAATATCAAAGTTTGGGTTTGAACCGAGGTTTTTTATATTGTGTGTTGTTTTTCTTTGTTCTGAATTTCAATCGAATCTTGATTGAATTCCAAGCTAATTTCAACCGGTATATCCATAAAAATCATAATACGGACATTAATAAACAAGTTCACCTAAATCGTAAGTCTTTCTTATTTAGATGAGGatccctcttttttttttttttttgactatATGAATACATATTTCATAACTTTTGAATTATTTGATTCAAAATTTTTAAATACATAATTTAAATAGATTTACATGGTAAATAAACTTTCATCatatatttgttaaatgttacTGCAATATTCTATAATATCAACAATAGTTTTACATAAAATACGCGTTTTTTACAAATAATATATCAACATTTAAGTTGTTGATATTGGACTTTTTTGAAATTAACTATATTAATATATAGCAAATATATCGTATAGTAAATTATAAtgtttccaaaaatatttttttattagaaCAGAAACATAAATTGATTGTTAATAGTTATTGAAAAAATTGTTAAAACATGTAATAAGTAACgacttttaatataataattttttaaatCCTTTTTTTAGCAACATTTTTATATATGAAACAGAtttgatataatttttttaatactaACAGATTTCCAATATATAATTGAAGTCCTATAAATACCATTTTTTTGGGTAATTCTTTCTCATTCTTCAAATCTTATACACAACACCTCCACTTTGACGGTTAGGTATTGTATAATGTATCATTCAAAATTTTATATTCCATTGATAtacaataactttttatacaatCCTTTTTTTTATTTAGGTTCCATATTATTACGAATCATGGAACGTATCGGGGATGACATGATTTTTGAAGAGATCTTATCGAGACTACCTGCAAAGGCAGTTTGTCGTTTCAAATGTGTTTCTAAACAATGGTGTTATGAGTTATCTACACCAAAGTTTGTTTTAATACATACTCGACGAGTTTCAAACTTACCACAAAAGAAGCTGATATCCTTGAATGGAAATTCCATTGTCGTTGACGACATAGTATCTGGCAACTTGGAAGTCGATACCAGAAAAATCGTCACTTTTCCATACGATGTCGAGCCATCCTTATTAAGCATTATAGGTTCGTTTAACGGACTTATTTTACTTTGCATTAGGAGGACTGATTCCAATGACCTCGTCCTTTGGAATCCAACGACTAGGCGTTTTAAGTTGATATCGGATGACTATTTTAGTCGTTATTTTGGTCGACACAACGATACGGGTGGGATGTACGTTGACGAGCACAACGATCTGAAGGTGCTTCATATTAACTGTTACTGGGGGACAGTTACTGCTCGTGTATATTCACGACATAGTGGCTCATGGAGGAAGTTGAATTTCTTGAAAGGATCTATGTTAGGTTCAAACTTTTATTCATGGTCTCCTGGAATTTATTCGGGAAAAACAATATACTTCACTGTTTCCAATTACTGGATTCCACCTGGTGAAAGGAACATTGTTGCTTTTGATGTTATATCTGAATCCTTTAGTATACTTCGTTTTCCTGAGCGTATTGAAGTCAATCCTTGCCAAGCACATTTTCTATCAATTTCCAACAAGCTACATGTCATTGTCGTTCAATATGCAGGTGAACTAATTGCAGATTTGGTCAAGTATGAGCAGAATGACTGGATCAATGTCTTTTCTTTCAATAAGGCTCGCATAGTTGAACATTTGGAGCCGCAGGAAAGGACAAATATAATTCAGGACAACAGGTGGTTGATAACCAGTATTTGGGGAGATACTGTTGAAGTTATCCTTTGCAACGATTCTTTGAAGTATATTCAACATGTTGACTGCTACAACGGACCGAAAGGCGCATTATTTTTCGAGACAATCCTTTCGCCTTTCAGTTAGAAAATTTTAATTAAATTGATAATATTTCATCTTTTGTTTATCGAACTATGTAATTTGTTTCAAGTATCTTGCGTATTATCTTTTCCTTAGTGTAACAATAAAAGAATTAAGTCTATTATGtgtcatttttaatttttaaaaaaaattgctgcattaaattacatattttatcaTTCATTGTGCTAACATGCCTTCTTTATTACCAAATAATGTAATTGAAATTAAAtcaatccaaaaaaaaaatacaaaagttATATAGATTCgaaataaattaatatatattattgaTAGTTGCATAATATCTATCATTGGTAAGGTAAATGAATGATTACCTCTACTATATCTTGTCAAACTACTTTTTcaatttccttttttttaaatattaaccCAACCGGTTAATCAAAGATCCGACCCATCGAATCATTAGATAAAGTTCATCTGGTTTTATATCATTAGTTTTATCCTACACTACACCCAAGAAACCCTTTGTTCTACAACCGCTACTTCCAATCTTCAAGAAATTCGTAATCGGTAAGTTCTTAACTATTGATACGTATTGTTATTTTGGTTTCATTTGTTCATGaagatttttttagaatttctCTTCCGTATCAGTTTGTTGTTGCTGTATCTTTTTTCTTAATGACGGATCTGGTTTTGATAGAAATATTATTCCTTTTGATTTTTTAGTTTTGATTAATCTTGAAACTCTCGGTATTATGTAAACTGTTTGTTCTTTTGTTTTCACCAAGTCGATTATACTTTTTAAAGCTGATGGTTGTTTATGGAAGATTTGTTTATCTTCCTATGTGCACTAATCTATGTCTTGGATCGTATACaaggatttatttatttgtaactTTTCTTATATAAGGTTCAAAAAACAGACATGGATGTATGTATTTGTCTATTTTTTATACAGTtgtgaaatttatttttttttcctatTCTATACAAAAGATAAATTCGTATGACATAAGTTAACTATAagatttggttttttttttataatattgttGTTAAAAGTAATTTGTATGATGAATATCTATTTATATTTAATAATATTTCTAATGCTCTCTTACGCTTAACACTTTTGGCAGTTCAATTTCTGGTTGTGTTGATAATGGGGGAAAATTCggatgatgatgttcttgaaatATCTCGTGACGATTATGTTCATAAAGTAGACGAGGTAAAGTAGTAATATCTATAAACTTGCATTTCGTTAATTGATATATTACAGTATTTAAGTTACCAAATCTTCCTTTTTAGGCGTTACGTAAAGattatggtttctttttttcACATGAAGAACGAGATGTCGACCAGGTAATCGTATATTTATATAAAAGTATGTGTTTACATAATGTTCATATGATATTTAGCAATAACAGTTCTCATGTACATTTTTTGATGTTAATGTAAAATTTCCCATTTTAACAATATCTTTTGCATTCAGCAACAGGATGCTATTGCTATGAAGGAGCGAGTTGGAGAAACAATTAAAGCCAAACAACATGATTTTGATTGTACTTCCAAAGGAACTATAGATGAAGGATGTCAATCTCTCAAAAATGATGTAAGTTATCAGatttatacaaataatattaATTTGTTAACTATAATATGGTGTCGTTGAGAAGTTAATAAATTTGCTAATCATAAAGGTAAAGGAAAATATAAGTTCTTCTGGTAGTTCCAAGACTAAGAAGCGTCTTCATGGAAACAAATCTAGAAAACCCACTATTCATGAAGATCCAGAGGTTTTGAATTTTACACGTAAAGGGGAATACAGGCTGGTATTTTTTTTTCTCAGATAATCTTTACATTTACATAAATTAATGTTATTATTGGATGTTTAAAGAGAAATGTTAGATACACGTTGTTACATGCAGCGTCTTCCTGTCGGGGTATCAAACCGTGCTGGGTTTTCAAAGAAGCTTCATACACTTAAGTTTGAAAACCTGCAGGGGCAGGTTACTGTTTATgaagtcaaacgggaaaaaaacgGAAGGGCAGTACGCTATTCAGTCATAAACTGGCCTTTATTTATGACTGAAAACAATTTAAATGATGGTGACATGCTTGATTTTACGTATTTGACTTCAAAGAAGACCGTCATCTTAAAAAAAGTCCGATATGTCTAAGCGATACTGCACCTTTCTTTGTTAGACTGTCTTCAGAAAAACCTTTTGGTCTTTGTTTTGGTAACCATCTTTTGAACATGCACCTTAATGGACCTTTCTCCTAATAGTTTTTTGTATTGGCCGTAAGTGTTGTGTATTCTTTTAATGTTTGTTTATATAACTATAAATGTTTATTACGACATGCATACATCTCATTTTAAAAAACTAAGAGAAAGACATCTAATTATACAAATACGTTGTTCCATTAAAGTATGTATTCTCAATTTTTCTATtgaaatttgtttgctacttatTTTAATTGACCATCTTATTTATCATCAGAAACATTAAATTATACCTATCTTATTATGCGGTTTAGTATATCGAATAAAAAATTAGCTAGGtgtatttttgtaaaaatatttaccaaatatactATACCTATGGACACTTTTTTAATAGACGATCTATTAATAAGGTAACTTTATCATCTTCATTTACTCTATTAAATTCTCAATCAATATATAATGTTTCAAGAAGGTGGAACCTCTATGCTTTAATTTAATAGAccattttttaattattaaaaattgGATTAAGTTAGCATTACAAAATTGTTAACTGGTTA of Helianthus annuus cultivar XRQ/B chromosome 1, HanXRQr2.0-SUNRISE, whole genome shotgun sequence contains these proteins:
- the LOC110934243 gene encoding F-box/kelch-repeat protein At3g06240-like; this encodes MERIGDDMIFEEILSRLPAKAVCRFKCVSKQWCYELSTPKFVLIHTRRVSNLPQKKLISLNGNSIVVDDIVSGNLEVDTRKIVTFPYDVEPSLLSIIGSFNGLILLCIRRTDSNDLVLWNPTTRRFKLISDDYFSRYFGRHNDTGGMYVDEHNDLKVLHINCYWGTVTARVYSRHSGSWRKLNFLKGSMLGSNFYSWSPGIYSGKTIYFTVSNYWIPPGERNIVAFDVISESFSILRFPERIEVNPCQAHFLSISNKLHVIVVQYAGELIADLVKYEQNDWINVFSFNKARIVEHLEPQERTNIIQDNRWLITSIWGDTVEVILCNDSLKYIQHVDCYNGPKGALFFETILSPFS